The Vallitalea longa genome includes the window TGTTTGAAGCTTCATCAGTAAATATTTCTGCATCTTGGCTGTTGTTCTCTAGCAGACTTTTGAAATCGCCATTCCAATAGCTAATAGGTTTACCGTTTGTTCCCATAGGTACATCGTTGATAAGTATTATTTGTATTGCATCTGCTATCAGGTAGCCATCTTTTTGTTTTAACCTATCTTTTTCATCTACTGATTCACTTATCTGATTAAAAACATCTTCAAGCAGTATTTTGACATTGTTATTACCACCATGATTTGCAAAGTCATAATCTATACGAGCTGTTCTAGAGTCTTCTCCTTCAGGATAGAAAGTTATATCCCATCCTATGGTTTTGTATTTGTATTGGGCTGTACTGGTTTTGGAGTTTACGTCAAAGACTAGGTATTGAAGTCCATCATTAGGATCTTCAACAACATCAGCTTTGTTGGTATCATCACCCCAACCACCATAAACTTCATATGAACTATTACTTATAATTATTATGAATATAACAATACATGATAAAATTCTTTTTTTCATTTATTCACCTACTGTCCTTCAACTAATCTTATATCATTAAGATAATGATAACTATGCAACATATATTTGCTTGTTTCCCATGTTATATTTAGATTAGTCATTGGTCTACCCATTTCCACATCAACATCAACATAATACCATTTTCCCATTTGTAAATTTTCTACTTGACTATACATCTGTTCTGGTAATTCAAGTTCATGTTTAATGTTATCTGGATTTTCATGATTATTATATCTAAAATATAAACGACCTCTTAAAATCTCATGACACCTATCATTAATCAAACCCATTCTGTAAGAATCTGTAACAAAAATAATATCTTGCTGCACTTTCCATTTTTCTGTTTCACCTACCCATAGTTTAGTAAATTCTTTTGGCTTTAATGATGTATCTCTATAATTCCACCATGCTCTTAACCAGTACAAAAGTGTTTCGGCATATTTTTCTTTATCTAGTTTTTTATAGTCTCTTGTAAATAAGGTTTCAATAAATTCTTTTGCATCTTTTGAAGCTTGAGTATATCCCATACGTTTTGTATCTAATTTTGTACATATGCGATTATTTTCTTCAAAGTCATTAGAATATTGATTAGGTGTTAATGGATATTCCTTTAATATCTTCATAATCTTTTCAGAACTATAAATAACTTCCCCATCCTCTACCCTATGAACATACTCAATCTGTGTATCTTCATCTATTTCTGTACCAGATCCATTATTTCTCTCATCTACCTCATTACCATTGTCCTTATTAGAACTATTATCTTCATGACCGTTATTATCACTTACACTACTATCATTATCATTTTCATCAGATGCATCTTCTTGAATCGCTCTAAAAGGCTTCCTCTGCCACTTATCCATCATTCTATGAATAATAGCACTTGCTTCCGCTCTTGTTGAATAATTCTGTGGCTTAAATGTTCCATCTGGTAATCCTGTTATGATACCTAGAAGATAAGCATCTTTAACATCTTCTTTGTAGTAATAAGAAACCGAAGAGAAATCTTTCACATAATCTTCAATAAGGTTTCTTGCTTTTTCATTTCCTGTATCATCTATAGCTTTTGCAATGATACTAGCCATCTCTTCCCTGGTAATAGGTTCTTGGTAATTAAAGAACTGATCTTCTTTGATTAAACCTAGTTCTATAGCTTTATTTATATAGTTGGTAGCCCAATATTTTGAATCGTTTTCAATATTTGTATAACCTAGAGCTGTGACAGCCATTTTTATAAAAGCGTCTTTGTTAATATTGAAACTAGGTTTGAATGTTCCATCTGGAAAACCATTGATAACATTATTGGATACAAGGTATTTGATGTTCTGGGTAGCCCAATTATCTTCTGGTACATCTGAAAATATAATTTCATCATTTGCGTGGACACCCATTGTGTTAACAGTTAAACATATTAATAAAATAATTAATACAATTGACTTCTTCATAGGTTATTACTTCCCTTCTTATTTGTATTACAATAAACTTTCATTTTTTACTCTTATTCATCATTATTAGACATAATATATGTTATATTTTAATATATTTTCCAAATTTATGCAATTAAAATATTCTAAAATTAATAAATCAAATTTAAGTATAGCAATGCATTTAACTATAAGTAACTACAAATAGTATCCTAACAAAATTATTTAAAGCACTTTAGAAGAGTATATTTTAAAAATAAAATATTTAATAACTATATTTTTTATTTTTTGGTACAAAAAAATTCCCTCTAAAAAAGATATTAGAAGGAATTTTTAATTTGTAGTTAAGTAATCAATTTATCAAATGCATAATTAAAATTCATAACATATTTTCATTATATATTAATGCTACTATCTTAATTATCATTTTCTTTATTATCATTGTTTACCTTATCTACTGACTTTTTATTAAATTTTACTGAAGCTGCTTCTATATTACCAAATGCCCAATGTCCATTTGTTACATCTGTAAATGAAGGTTCTACTGTATCTAAAGTAGGTCTAGCAATAATCTTATTAATCATTACTACTATTTGTTCTCTGGCAGTATCTGTATCAGGTCTAAATGTTTTATCTCCAAAACCATTTACGACACCAGCATTATATAATTTATTAATATACGATTGTGCCCAATGTCCTGATATATCTGTAAATATGCTTTGACCATCATCAACTTCTGCACCAACATAATCCCAATATCCAGAGAATACAATTGCTATTTCATATCTTTTGATTGGCTCATTAGGCTTAAATGTACCATCAGTATATCCCTTAAATATGCCTGCTTTTGTTATGGCTTGAATATATTTATTTGCCCAATGCTCACTACTTACATCTGTATATTTAGAGTCATTAATATCTTCCGTATTTAAATTTAATATCCTTGCAAACATTGCAGCTACTTCAGCTCTAGTTACTGCTTTATCTGGTTTAAATGAACCATCTGGAAATCCTTTTATATATGGATCATAGTATTCAATAGCACCTAATGGTGTTGTTGGCTCATCTATTATTAATTCTTCTTCTAAACCATTGTTATCAGTTTCATCTGTTTCTGGTGATTTATTATTACCATTATTACCTCCTGATGAAGGTGGTTTATGTCCTCCTCCACCAGATGAAGAATTATTTTTAGTAAAGATTACTTCTTTTATTTCACTTACTGTTAATAGTTCAGTTCCTTTGTATCTTACTTGGACTGTTACGTTACCTGAGAAAGTTGCCCCTTCTTCATATGATATCCATGTATTTCCATTATTTTTGGAATACTCCATTGTCCCGTCTGCACCTATTAATTTA containing:
- a CDS encoding S-layer homology domain-containing protein, with protein sequence MKKSIVLIILLICLTVNTMGVHANDEIIFSDVPEDNWATQNIKYLVSNNVINGFPDGTFKPSFNINKDAFIKMAVTALGYTNIENDSKYWATNYINKAIELGLIKEDQFFNYQEPITREEMASIIAKAIDDTGNEKARNLIEDYVKDFSSVSYYYKEDVKDAYLLGIITGLPDGTFKPQNYSTRAEASAIIHRMMDKWQRKPFRAIQEDASDENDNDSSVSDNNGHEDNSSNKDNGNEVDERNNGSGTEIDEDTQIEYVHRVEDGEVIYSSEKIMKILKEYPLTPNQYSNDFEENNRICTKLDTKRMGYTQASKDAKEFIETLFTRDYKKLDKEKYAETLLYWLRAWWNYRDTSLKPKEFTKLWVGETEKWKVQQDIIFVTDSYRMGLINDRCHEILRGRLYFRYNNHENPDNIKHELELPEQMYSQVENLQMGKWYYVDVDVEMGRPMTNLNITWETSKYMLHSYHYLNDIRLVEGQ